The Kribbella sp. NBC_00662 nucleotide sequence ACCCTGTTCACCTTGTGTTTGGGCCTGCTACTGGGCCTGATCGTTGTCGTCGGGGTCGTGTGGACCCGGCGGCGGGAAAAACGCGAGGGCGGTTCGCAGTAACTCAAACCAGTAGTGGCTGACGCACACAGTCGTGCGCCAGATCAGAAAGGACGAAGGAATGAGTCCCACCGGCACCAACGATTCCGGCACCAACTCTCCGGGGCCGAGCCCCCGGACGAACGCGATCTCGCGCCGGCATGTGCTCCAGCTGTTCGGCATCGCCGGTGTCGGCGTGGCCGGCATCGGGTCGCTGGAGGCCTGCTCGCCGAGCTCCCCGAACAGCAGCAGCGGCGACAGCAGCAAGTCGGCGAACAAGGAGTTCCACGGCGCGTACCCGTACCAGCTGCCGCCGAAGGGTCACTTCAACCTGGCCGCCGGCGTCACCGACGGCATCCAGCAGTCGAGCCCGTACCTCGACCTCGTCTACCCCAGCGGCGGCCTGTACTACTGGGCCGACAAGAAGTGGGAATGGATGATGGCCGAGTCCGGCACGCTGGACGAGGCGAACAAGACCTACACGATGAAGCTCCGGTCCGGGCTGACCTGGAGCGACGGCAAGCCGGTAACGGCGAAGGACGTCGTGTCGACGTTCAACCTGCAGTGGCTGATGCGCCAGCCACCGTGGACCTTCTTGTCCGACGTCACGGCGAAGGACGACACCACCGCCGTGTTCACCATCGGTACGCCGTCCACCGTGCTCGAGCGCTACATCCTCCGCGCCCCGATCCTGCCGGACTCGGTGTACGGCGAGTGGGCCACCAAGGCCGAGACGATGCGCAAGGCCAAGACCAGCCTGGACAGCGCCGAGGGCAAGCAGCTCAACGGCGACTTCCAGAAGTTCCGTCCGGAGAACCCGGTCGTGTCCGGTCCGTTCAACTTCGACGCGAAGAACATGACCAACGCGCAGATGAACCTGGTCAAGAACGACAAGGGCCTGTTCGCCGACAAGATCGGCTTCAGCAAGGTTCTCCTGTACAACGGTGAGACCTCCGACATCACCCCCGTCGTCCTGAACAAGGACGTCGACTACGCGACCCACGGCTTCGCGGTCGCGACCGAGAAGACGCTGGAAGGCAGCGGCTTCCGGATCCTGCGGCCGCCGGTGTACTCCGGCCCGGCGCTGGTGTTCAACTTCACCGCGCACCCGGAGCTGTCCGACCCGAAGGTACGGCAGGCGATCGCCTACGTGCTCGACCGCCAGGAGAACGGCACCGTCGCGCTCGGCGACTCGG carries:
- a CDS encoding ABC transporter substrate-binding protein, whose translation is MSPTGTNDSGTNSPGPSPRTNAISRRHVLQLFGIAGVGVAGIGSLEACSPSSPNSSSGDSSKSANKEFHGAYPYQLPPKGHFNLAAGVTDGIQQSSPYLDLVYPSGGLYYWADKKWEWMMAESGTLDEANKTYTMKLRSGLTWSDGKPVTAKDVVSTFNLQWLMRQPPWTFLSDVTAKDDTTAVFTIGTPSTVLERYILRAPILPDSVYGEWATKAETMRKAKTSLDSAEGKQLNGDFQKFRPENPVVSGPFNFDAKNMTNAQMNLVKNDKGLFADKIGFSKVLLYNGETSDITPVVLNKDVDYATHGFAVATEKTLEGSGFRILRPPVYSGPALVFNFTAHPELSDPKVRQAIAYVLDRQENGTVALGDSGKPCKFMAGFSDILVPDWVSDADQKKLQAYEKDEAKATQLLQSAGWKKTGGKWTLPNGKPAAYDIKFPTEFADWNPAATNAADQLNKFGFNITKRGITFTQLNPDVLAGKFDIAIQSWGASSHPHPYFSFVQDLYTFNYVIAANTGGKGMNFPLKQTTSAGPIDLQSVVDKSAQGLNLDEQKKNVTAAAMAFNELLPIIPLWERYGNNPALEGTRVAKFPADDDPILKNAPYADNFVIMYMYQGKVAPV